The following nucleotide sequence is from Chrysiogenia bacterium.
TTCATTTCAAAGGGAACCCCCATGGTAAAACAGACGCCGTCGTACTCGACCTCCGGCGCGGTGCCGAAGGCAAGGGTGTTGGTGGCGATGGTGCCGTTGCACCCGCCGCTCACGCCGGTCTCAAAATCGATGAGGGCCAGCCCGTCGTGCTGCCACGGGGTCTCGGAGAGATCCAGTGCCACGAGCGCGTCGTTGTCGGCGCGGCGCAACTGAACGTCGTAAACGAAGAAGCGAAAATCATCGACAAAGAACTCGTCGTTACCCGTGCCGATGTTGTTGTAGGTGCCGCAGGCAAACGGGTCGTCACTGACCAGACCAACAAATTGGACGGCATAGCCACTGTATGGAGCGACGAGGTTGTCGTCGCTGCAACTGATAGTTCCCATGCTGACAAGCAGGGCGGCCAGGAGCCCGAGGATTCCCAGAGATTTCATTATGAAGTCGCTCCATCGAACGTGTGATTTCAGGATGCAGGAGAACTCGGCATCGCTGGCATCTAATTAGATCTGGGAAGTTGGCGCAGCAACGCGGCAAATTGTCGCACCGGGAAACGGGAAATCAGCGTGATGTCGGATACTTGGCCAGTTTTCGCTGGAGCGAGCGGCGGTGCAGGCCCAGCAGGCGGGCGGCCTTGGAGATGTTGCCGTCGCAGTCGGAGAGCACGCGGTTGATGTGCTCCCATTCCGCGCGTGCCAGGGAGGGAACCTCGTGCTCGAAATCGGGCGCGGTGTTGGGCGGGAGCTCGGCGCGCTCGAAGGCGGCGAGGATGTCGTCGGCGTCGGCGGGCTTGGGCAGGTAGTGGGTGGCCCCCAGCTTCACCGCATCCACGGCGGTGGCGATGCTGCCGTAGCCGGTGAGCACGACGATGATACAGTCGGGGAACTTGTCCTTGAGAATGCGGACCAGTTCCAGGCCGCTCATCCCTTCCATGCGCAGATCGACGACGGCGTAATCGGGGGCACGCTTGTCGGCGACCCGGAGCGCGTTCTCCCCGCTCTCGGCAGTGGCGACGTCGAAGCCCCGCTTTTCGAGCGCCCGGCCCAGCCGCTCGCGCAGGCGCTCGTCATCGTCGACAACGAGGGTGAGCTCGCGGCTGATCTGGATCTCGCTCACTTCTCCTCCCCCTCGCACGGAAGGCGCAGGCTCACCGTTGTGCCGGCGCCCGCGCGCGAATCGATGGTGAGCGTGCCGCCAAGGCTCTCGGTCAGCGTGCGCGCAAGAAACAGGCCAAGCCCCAGGCCCGTGCTCTTGGTGCTGAAGAATGGTTCGCCCGCGTGGGGGAGGGTGGCTTCGTCCATGCCGCAGCCCTCGTCCTTGACGCGCAGGAGAACAGTGCTGTCATCGCCTTCGGCGAGAAACTCCACGCTCTGATCTTCCCGGGAGGCTTCGAGCGCGTTGCGAATCAGGCTGGCCAGCACGCGCACCAGCGCGGTGCGGGGCACGGTCAGTGTGGCCGGGGGGAGGGGCTCCTGAACACGCACGCGCTGCAACCGCTCTTCACCGAGTTCATGAAGCGTAGCCGTAACGAGTTGCGCGAGCGTGTGGGAGGTGCGCCCCTCGCCGGGCACCTGCCCGGCATCGGCGCTCATCTGATCGAGAATTTTGCGGCAGCGCGAGACTTCCTCGCGAATCAGCCGCGTATCTTCGAGCAATTCGCCATCGGCGCCCGATTCGCCCAGCTCGCGTTCGAGTTCCCTGGCCGCTACCGCGATTGTGGCCAGCGGCGTGCCCAGCTCGTGCGCGGTTCCGGCGGCCAGCGTGGCCAGTGAGGCCAGTCGCTCGTTGCGCGCGGCCATCTCACGCGCCTGTGCGAGCTCGGCGCCGCGCTCGGCCAGTGCAGCGGTGACTTTCCCGACGAAGTAGGCGATGAGTCCCGCCGTCA
It contains:
- a CDS encoding response regulator transcription factor, yielding MSEIQISRELTLVVDDDERLRERLGRALEKRGFDVATAESGENALRVADKRAPDYAVVDLRMEGMSGLELVRILKDKFPDCIIVVLTGYGSIATAVDAVKLGATHYLPKPADADDILAAFERAELPPNTAPDFEHEVPSLARAEWEHINRVLSDCDGNISKAARLLGLHRRSLQRKLAKYPTSR
- a CDS encoding HAMP domain-containing histidine kinase, translating into ALVLGVYAAGVSLPLAALLSLIAFTAATNAATALLASDEDHTLPQWTIGALLALDTLTLTGLLYWSGGPSNPFSALYLVHVTLAAVALGPRWTWALVALASVGFGFLFYANVPIPGAGDPHAHHRAMSEPAQGFSMHLQGMWVAFVLTAGLIAYFVGKVTAALAERGAELAQAREMAARNERLASLATLAAGTAHELGTPLATIAVAARELERELGESGADGELLEDTRLIREEVSRCRKILDQMSADAGQVPGEGRTSHTLAQLVTATLHELGEERLQRVRVQEPLPPATLTVPRTALVRVLASLIRNALEASREDQSVEFLAEGDDSTVLLRVKDEGCGMDEATLPHAGEPFFSTKSTGLGLGLFLARTLTESLGGTLTIDSRAGAGTTVSLRLPCEGEEK